One stretch of Streptomyces peucetius DNA includes these proteins:
- a CDS encoding acyl-CoA carboxylase subunit beta, whose product MTVLDETTSEPSDARGRVAELHEIREQALGGPSEKATEAQHAKGKLTARERIALLVDEGSFREVEQLRRHRATGFGLEAKKPYTDGVVTGWGTVEGRTVFVYAHDFRIFGGALGEAHATKIHKIMDMAIAAGAPLVSLNDGAGARIQEGVSALAGYGGIFQRNTRASGVIPQISVMLGPCAGGAAYSPALTDFVFMVRDTSQMFITGPDVVKAVTGEEITQNGLGGADVHAETSGVAHFAYDDEETCIAEVRYLLSMLPSNNRENPPTASCDDPAERRSDVLLDLVPADGNRPYDMAKVIEELVDDGEYLEVHERWARNIICALARLDGQVVGIVANQPQSLAGVLDIEASEKAARFVQMCDAFNIPILTLLDVPGFLPGVDQEHGGIIRHGAKLLYAYCNATVPRISLILRKAYGGAYIVMDSQSIGADLTYAWPTNEIAVMGAEGAANVIFRRQIADAEDPEAMRKRMVKEYKAELMHPYYAAERGLVDDVIDPAETREVLIRSLAMLRTKHADLPSRKHGNPPQ is encoded by the coding sequence ATGACCGTTTTGGACGAGACCACCAGCGAGCCGAGCGACGCACGCGGCCGGGTGGCCGAGCTGCACGAGATCCGTGAGCAGGCGCTGGGCGGACCGAGCGAGAAGGCGACCGAGGCGCAGCATGCGAAGGGCAAGCTGACGGCTCGGGAGCGGATCGCGTTGCTGGTGGACGAGGGTTCGTTCCGTGAGGTGGAGCAGTTGCGCCGGCATCGGGCGACGGGTTTCGGCCTGGAGGCGAAGAAGCCGTACACCGATGGTGTGGTGACGGGCTGGGGGACGGTCGAGGGCCGGACGGTCTTCGTGTACGCGCATGATTTCCGGATCTTCGGCGGTGCGCTGGGCGAGGCCCATGCCACGAAGATCCATAAGATCATGGACATGGCGATCGCGGCGGGTGCGCCGCTGGTGTCGCTGAACGACGGTGCGGGCGCGCGTATCCAGGAGGGTGTGTCGGCGCTGGCCGGTTACGGCGGGATCTTCCAGCGCAACACCAGGGCCTCCGGGGTCATCCCGCAGATCAGTGTGATGCTGGGTCCGTGCGCGGGCGGTGCGGCCTACAGCCCGGCCCTGACGGACTTCGTGTTCATGGTCCGTGACACCTCGCAGATGTTCATCACCGGTCCGGACGTGGTCAAGGCGGTCACGGGCGAGGAGATCACGCAGAACGGCCTGGGCGGTGCGGACGTGCACGCCGAGACCTCGGGCGTGGCGCACTTCGCCTACGACGACGAGGAGACCTGCATCGCCGAGGTCCGCTACCTCCTGTCGATGCTCCCCTCGAACAACCGGGAGAACCCGCCCACTGCCTCGTGCGACGACCCGGCCGAGCGCCGTTCGGACGTACTCCTCGACCTGGTCCCCGCCGACGGCAACCGGCCCTACGACATGGCCAAGGTGATCGAGGAGCTCGTCGACGACGGCGAGTACCTGGAGGTCCACGAACGCTGGGCCCGCAACATCATCTGCGCACTGGCCCGGCTGGACGGACAGGTCGTGGGCATCGTCGCCAACCAGCCCCAGTCCCTCGCGGGTGTGCTGGACATCGAGGCCTCCGAGAAGGCCGCCCGCTTCGTTCAGATGTGCGACGCCTTCAACATCCCGATCCTCACCCTGCTCGACGTACCCGGCTTCCTGCCCGGCGTCGACCAGGAGCACGGCGGCATCATCCGCCACGGCGCCAAACTGCTCTACGCGTACTGCAACGCCACCGTCCCCCGCATCTCGCTCATCCTGCGGAAGGCGTACGGCGGTGCCTACATCGTCATGGACTCCCAGTCCATCGGCGCGGACCTCACCTACGCCTGGCCGACGAACGAGATCGCGGTCATGGGCGCGGAGGGCGCGGCGAACGTCATCTTCCGCCGGCAGATCGCCGACGCCGAGGACCCCGAGGCGATGCGCAAGCGCATGGTCAAGGAGTACAAGGCCGAACTCATGCACCCGTACTACGCGGCGGAGCGCGGCCTCGTCGACGACGTCATCGACC